CCAGTAAATCAATAAGTGTGCTTTACAATTTCAGACAAGTGTATTTAATTATGGGGGtgaaggtttgtagctttttatataAGACTCtgctgaatttaattatattgtcatattgtgatacatcccaaaaatattttgaTACATGTTAAGGTCAATATTGCCCAACActatttttcacaccactgttaaCTTGCAGTATTGCATATGAATAATTTTGAGCCTTTGTATACAAAAGTACAGAAATAATGCATTTGTGTGGTCCAGCTTCTTCTGTGTGGTAGTTAACTTTGCTAAATCTACGATACACATTGTCATTATACTATTTACAGATTAGCAATGAACAGGATACGAATCCACGTTCTGCCAACCAGTCGGAACAGGTTAACACAGCAGACGCCACGTTCTCAGGAAGCTCAGACCTGTGCTTTCACACAACGGCCATGCACTCAGCCCCGCCTGGAAGGACTGGATTTTTGCATCAAACACATTCTGGAGGATAAAAATGCCCCGTACAAGCAGTGCAGTTATGTCTCCACAAAGAATGGCAAGCGCTGCCCTAATGCTGCACCAAAGGTTGAGAGGAAAGATGGGTAAGTGTTGTCGGGAAAGCTCTTACAGGTGCAGTTTATACAGTGATAAATATGTGCTGTTTGTATAGTGATTGATGTCGGATGGCATAGCTTTAGCACCCATGCTTGCCCTATCTTTAGTGTTTACCCAACAAACACCCAAATTACATAAGCAGCTTTCTCACGTGTTCatcccatgtttttatttttattttttattttttttgtagagTGACATTCTGCGCAGAGCATGCTCGCAGGAATGCCATGGCCCTTCGTGCTCAGATGAGAAAGGTATCTTCTGGTCCATCAGCAGAGATGCTGTTGTCTCAGCTTAGCGGGTACAGCCGTGCAGAGACACGCAGCCTTGATGGAGGTCGCTCTGAAGCAAGTCGTGCTCTAGGTAAATGGTTGTGTCTAATGTGGGATATTGTCGCTCTCTGATAACAcacatttatgtttttgtagttgtcagggctgtcttcgactaaggattttcatagttgaatctTAGATTTTGTTCATAGTCGACTAATAGTcgaattaaatatatatttttaaagagcaCCGCTAATGGCAATCCCTACAAATAAAAggatctcatttgcgacttttaCCACCTccaaagaaaaagggtaaaacactcagataaacaacttaacatggtaggtgtgcaacaacattaCCTTTACTTATTTAATGACTAAGAATGCAGTTGAAATAAATGCACAGTCCTCCGCCTCTTGTCTTGCCTGTTTCACATGCTGTTCTGTCAGGCCAAAGTGCGTAGCGATCAGCTAGCGCCTAGCATTGTCCAGTACTCCTGTTTTTAGTCATCTCGATGACAGTTTTGACTTTGCAGTCCAGAATACTCTTATTGTGGGTGATCTGGAATGGTAACTcatccattttattcactaaaggccacacattaacaaaaaaatgcttAGTAAGGAGAGTCTGTGTGGTCTGCGAGCATGGTGTTAGCTCGTATTCCTCCGTGCCTTTCTCGACTTTATGTTCTCAATGCCGCATGCAAGCATTTCTGCCTGGCTGGATGGTGTGTGTAGACCCGATACTGTGGATCTCAGAGACGAGTCGAAGATCAATGATGATAAAACATCGCCGCTGCGAAATCCAATCTCCGAAAACTTTTGTCGAGTGTAAGATGTTAAATCAGACTTGatatgaacaaaataataactacaaaactcTGTAAAAGATGCTGGActtctgtgtgtatgtgctgcCATCTTGCATAAGTAGTGGTCTTctgtagggttgggcatcattttaatttgaacgattccggttcctattcttcgtttcgattccggttcctaactaTTCTCGATTCTGATGCTTTTTAGAGGAAGGATCATAAAAGTTTTCATGGTTTAAATGAAGACGCTAACAAGAGTTCTTTCTGGATGATATGTcagaacttctccatgaattgtttaatgatatgaacttcttatcaactttactatgaatttattacagggctattttcaaccagtacataaatatcaaagcattcaacttgaatataaatttTATGAAGTTTATTTTTACAGGTGTATACTTTCAGAAAATATGTTGACTTTTGAgtagtagtatactttgtttgttgCATCAGTGTtgatgtaagctattttttatgagacCCTTATTTTGTGAACACAGGTAAACAGAATATAGCTGAaaacactcttattttgaaggcttaAAGTGTGTCTGTCGTGTGAGTTGAGAAGATCCCTTGACTGTTGAAAACAGACTGTGCAAATTAAGGGATGcaactagggctgggcgatatgacctcaaatcaatatcacgatAAATTGTGCAGTTTTACCTTGATAACGATGAATGCATGATAAATCCCTGACCACTACATATttttgccatctgaaaatacttgcaggaaatgcaaattacctgcttttcgttgatttattgaccaacaTTACTTTCAATTAaatataatgcacgtaatgggacgcacctattccacctataaagacttctgaaaaaacctccaaaaagcgccaacaatgctccatttacataatgtgctttgggtggttacgccagttttcatactcactttgcattttgtgttcttttgccGAACTTCATCTTTGTGGACCCCAAAATAAATCTCGCTGGGTCTGCgttccacaaatatgaatgtatcgtacataccctggcatactacatcctgtacacacatgtGCTAAGCGACACATACAGCcacataacatgactgacatcacTTCCCATGCAGTTACATTACCGTACTAAtggccacttatcacactgcacaagaagaacAGTGTTGATGTCCacccaacctaccacaaccatgtcaggtaatattttacaataataataataataataccattcATAAATATAGTtactttctcatttttctaacaattctattcatttccagacattccattgtcatgttatttgcctatatgtgtgtgccatgttggctttagaaactAGATATataaccatcatcaaaatgatcatttacacaatgaaaagagaatttcacatgttcttgtagccatgtgaccatgtatttgtgacatcaaataaagcatggaatccttaaaaactgctaccaacagcaaactaattATGGTTTCCGAAAAAGacgcttttataatgtttttattttctggtTCTATTTGTGAATTGtaaattttgcataattggccatgatgtaaatgttttttgttttttttaaaggctttaaaaagtCATAGTATTTGCGCTATTAGTTCCTCCTTCGGAGCGGCGTTACGATGCAtacaaacaggaaaaacaaagtgTTTTTAGCGCATGAGTGGGAAAGCACTATAGTACatcacagagagcagtcatctttcctgCAGTTACAGTATCTGATAAAACTTGTAATTAAACTTTTGACTGATAaaatagctagttagctacgtcagCGAGTGCGGCTTGTGTGGCTGAGATGTCATTGTGTGTCAACTCAAGTTGCCGATGTGTACCAAGAAAAGTTGTGCGATACTTGTAGATTTATATCCAGATGCGccaaaatgttactctactttgattcactttgcatggacttatttcaggggcaaaatgcaaatgaaaggaTTGAAAAATGTAGTCGCACGTGTGCtctcttattattttttatttgtaggtgagtgaaatgctggcactgtacagccgcttcttcatttCAACCATCAGCCGTTCCCACATCGTCTGATTCCCTTCTTGTTcaggggaatgaacatagcatacaagcacacacagtcaaaacagaccaaaaaatacttattttcttttctatTAAAACACCAAATTTACCGACGTGGGAAAAATGCCAGCTGTTATCGTGGTAAATTTTGGTCACAGTAAATTTTCGGTTTATCGCCCAGGCCTAgatgcaactaacaattattttaataacggTTTAGTCTAACGATTACTTTTTCGATTAATCGGCAAatcggattaaaaaaaacactttttgtttccgcttctttattcagaaatagaagatttgaactgacagagcaaataagtgcacaaacaccaggttgccacattaatattatgttaaaataatgttaaataataaaaaaaaaaaaacattgtcaaaatgtttgtcaaatagcttcagtaaatcaataaatgtacacaaaaatacaatcattgtCATTTTCTTAGTCtgttaatctgaagcttgttgtttcaattaatggagtaattTGTTaggccagtggttcccaaaatTTTTACAGTAGTTTACCCCTAcggacatttgacttgaagcaaTGTAcccccctactgctgcacacttaaaaaaaaaaatttttaatcttaattaacttgaagtATTGAACATAAtaaattggttaattcatttggTAGTAAttccaggtaaaaaaaaaaaaaaaaagtgtaattttggTGGTGACATTTTGacaagtttgacatgagcactgataaataagtaatcatcctacatatgtTTTATTCCcatctgatgttggcatccttccccttaaatggcttgaatttcacctgcacttttttgtccactcacggtGGCTATGGTTTaattctgcatattcatttcataacaaattgaaggggaacgtTTAACCATTATGATAAAGCAGTCTGTCTGAAAGTTTATTTGTTTAGCAGTGATGTCTGCTTATAAGTAGAGCATTTTGTAACATTGTCTTACTGTTATGAGCAACAAgtggttgtttttgtaaatatcaCTTCATTTGGgctgcatgtgcatgtttggGTGTGTTTCCTGTGTTCATGAATGCAGCAGCAACTGGTGCCCAAGGAGTTACGTGACGCACCTGAATGTGCCATTCTTAGAAAAAAGCTAGCTCAGCACTGATAGCAGTTTGCTAGTTTTGATTCTGCTTGTTGAGTATGAAGTGTCCATCATTTGTGTGCATTGTGTGACTCAACAAGACCACACACAactttttgcacacacacacccctcagGACAAAATCCCTCTTTTGTACaagcgagaacaacgctgaaagtccacagcatttcattatgcggaattaaattatggaacagattgagcaaggaaccaaacaatgtaccgagatgagcaaataaaaaaaaaaaacaatacaagcagttgatgtttgctaaatataaggcagaacAGTCTTGGTTATTAtagttattgttctgtcatgcttgtttttattttttatttatttgtttattgataaactgattattatatggaataatattacatggaatgcaggaagtgaataatatgaaCTGTAAAAGATGTGGaacagatggggggtaggattaaataagctttgcttcttcctactcctttggacatgtggaactctgaaatgattcatgatctgtattccattgtaaccttcatgcatgttcaaataaaattaaacaaaacccACGCTTCTCTAGACACACACGTATATTGCTAAAAGAGCCTATCCACCTGCATAATAAAGGTGATTAAATGATTATCTGACTGGaatctttccatggtgtcccaactctaaaagaacgaCTACTCCCTTTTAGAAATACGAAAATATACACAACGAACGATAAAGCctaattttcaggggaatccccactcacagtgacaggtttttcCACCGCTGTGCGTGCGGGgtttggaacaccaatataattGAAATATTCCAGATGAAACACTCTGTAACACTATCATTAACATTAACTTTATAACactgtacaaaataatcatcaaacttacataTTTGTTCATGAAGCATTCAGGTGCACTCATAATAGTGAGTGTGAGGGGCTTATTGTTTTTCACTCTTATTTATGTACCCCCATCACAATTggcataccccactttgggccATAGATGGACTAAATTAATATTGACAAGTACACTCATGGTTCATGTGATTGCTCCACCGAGTGTGATGCAGACAGGGGGCATCTAGCAGGGTTACTACAGAAGCATGGAATTTGATTGATAAATTTCCAGgtctggagagagagagagcgagctaGGGGGCATCAGAAACTCAAATCTAACTTTTGtcattactgtatgtgttgcacgtgtgtgtgtgtgtgtgtgtgtgtgtgtgtatgttaaatgttttcaaatgtttaaacAGACTGTCCCTCTTCTGAGAGACATTCAGTGTGTGTACATGGAGTAATAGTTTTTTATGATGAGCTGTTTTATGTTCCGTTTGTGTTCATCTCATTACGATGGACGTTAATGAAAAGCAAAATGACAAAACTCACAATAAAAAAGGCATGCATAGTTTATTGTCTCATAAGCTAATTGCTAATTTTCTGAGGTTCATTTTATGAGCATGTTGTTTGTGAATACAAAGGCTTTTGTCTTGATCCTAAATGGAGTTCCGGATCACTCATTGATGCCACACAAACTGGATGACAAGAGTGTTCACTCTACAtttgtctgtgcgcattggttctatagtggaatgaacagagagagtgagccctcatctcattcagtctctttgtggaAGCAGGGCTACTAGAGGGTTAGCAGTTTgcttcgtgaggcagcatacgttaacatgaatgaaggcacagaacgATGGTTTCTGAGGTGAATGCCACAGTTTACAGCCCCGGTGTGGAAATATTTCGGTtataaacagaatgaacaaggtgacagacatggacagttttctcaactgggtaaaaaaaaactacagatgaAGGTGCCatgggcagcggagccttcgtcccgacagtcgacgcttactgaggcgtttggtcggcaaagcaAATATACAAGAGTGCAAAATGATGCATGCTTACTGACAGTGTTGCTCGCTacgttgcaaaagaaatgcaaccattcaatacggttaAATGGCATAaattttaaacaacataatgTACAGGCagcttctgtgtcaagctaatgtggctcatacaggtacactatacttgagtaccatctaatggttcaaatgtgaattacaccgcATGACaataatttaatgaaaaaaatggtctcaaaaaatgttgtcaacatcgatttatcgacgataatttgtcgCACAATTAtggaccagcaaaatttgttatcgtgacaggcctattgtCTGCTATTCTTGTAGTGCATTTTACATGTGTGTGCAGGCttgaaataaattattaaatactgtgttttttacatttttttatgcagATGAGGACAGTCTGAGTGAAGAGGAACAGGGTCCCCTAGTACTGGACCAGACATGGAGAGGAGACCCTGAAAGTGAGGCCGACAGCATTGACAGTGACCATGAGGATCCTCTAAAGTGAGAATCTTTATGCTAACTGGCTGTTAGTGTTTCTCACAGGACTGTGATGGATCTATGGCCGTTGGTTGGATGGGGCTATATGATGTctttgtctaatttgcataattgaccgTAATGCATGTACATGTAATTTTTATGGACGCCGTGTACTATCCAACATTTGCATTGAAAAATAAGGGTAGTTTTCTGTAAAATAGGCccattatgtgtttatgtgtgaggGCGAACAGGCACTGTTGGTAGTAAAGTCTGAAAGTGGTGCATGAACGTATTGACCACTCTGGGGTTCCGGTCAGAGAACACAAAGTGATCAGGTAAACTTTATTTGTGGACTTGAagtagggctgcagctatcgaatatttaaagtagggctgcagctatcgaaTATTTAAGTAATCaagtattctactgaaaattcCTTCAATTAAtcgagtacagtgttccctcgctctatcgcggttcacctttcgcggattcgctgttttgcattatttttttagtgcttctgtttttttattacagcgtatgaacgctgttacaggccgagcatggccctttaagaagaattgcatcgtgggaaagttgagtgtctctctcttccctcgctcgtcTGTCTGCTCCTCCCATTATTTTGTGTCCTGAttggcaatggtctacagccaaccaATCTCCTTTGTAAAGCCCTGCTGTGTCATTCTAGCTTTCTtctttgctagcttgtaaattaatttTCAGTTCGAAGGAGgtggactgcaacaggaggagtactgTAGCAATGATAACAGGAATGAAATACTCCCGAGTGGCTTTATAATTTCTTGTGTACGACCTGTAGGTTGaaggttttaattttttagttgttttttttttttttttttttttttagagaaatgtgagaaaatgttcttgACTGtccgagaaaagtgtataaaagtgtatggtgaggggttttacagccttaaaacataataattgtaaaaaaaaaaaaaaaaaaagtttggctactttgcggatttcacttattgcaggctattttgtgaacgtatcccccgtgataaattTGGGAAAACTGTAAACAGATAAAATGtagcaattataaatacacaagagaaaataagacatttcatgaataatgaaaaaagtttgtctctttttttttaatcattagcagttttatttcttaaattaacattttacataggaacaaactgtatttatcCACCATTCTCAGTGGACCCATGTCTTGGcgtgttttaaaatgttatttgctAGCTCGGGTGCTTGATTGGGACTACATAATGCCGCTTTGTAGATCCATTCGAGACTGTAAtgatttactggaaaaggaaaGAAACAATAGTTAGTTAATTGACGTTACAGAGTAAATTACATATTACaatatgttgatggctgtgcatttgtGAACCCTAAACTTAGAGtaggctgactagaaataagacaaatgttGTTGTAGTTGTATTGTTGCCTTGTCGTTTTCTCTTGCCTCTTTAATCTTTCCTCTACTTCAACCAGGCACTTCTTCTTTTGTGTGGGTGACGTGAGCGCGACACCCTcgaagcaggaaaaaaaatccttgattatTTTTTGCAATCGAGGAACTCAAAGTACTCAATCGTTTCACCCCTACTTTGAAGTATACACACGGTGCATTACTTTAGTATCTGAAATTCACAAGTAAAAGatcttattgttctgtcatctGATTAAATTAACTCAGCAGCTTAGGTGCATATAAACTGAATATTAATGAAAACAATGGAAACAAATATACTTACACATGAGTGACTTATGCCGCATAATTGGTGTAGTTCAGTctagttctggtcggagatccgtgacaaggaacgcagttccgcttagttgctggggccatttaagtaaagagtttggcttctcaaaacagtatgcattcaaaagagtaatacatttgcatcacaaaaatgcctcctcaaaaaaatcagacctcacaaaacgctatTTGTCTGCCGGCCTacccctgcgcactgtcgcctgtgcattcatgtgtatgtgatgaagacacttgcatcttcttccactgtggaacacatatgtaaacaagatggccgctgcgctccgtcgcggaaaaAGAGTGGCATTACGgcaagcatcttcatcacatacacatgaatgcacagggaCATGGTAGGAGACCTATAAcaccaagcgttttgtgaggtcaaatttttttgaggagggatttttgtgatgcaaatattactcttttgagcgcatattgctttgagaagccaaactctcttcttaaatgtccccagcagctaagcggaactatgttcctcgtcacggatctccgatcagaactggactcacgggaccaattggaGGGATAAGTCGCTGTTGGTCAagtgcactgctgatggggatccaacttcatgtaaaaaaattcaaactatcCCTTTGATTCAGCATGTGCAGGTTAGCCCTAATACGTAACTAACTCAATTAACAGTCAGATGTTATTTACTAAATAAACACAGCTTTAATTCTGACTATAATGATATCAGAACATCAATAAAAGATCACACACACTTAGGAGAAGCTATTAAATCTTCAAATATCTCTTAAGTGTTACAAAACTCTGCAATGACTTCTGCACCGATAGAAAGCGTCAAAAAGAGTGGCATTACTGATCATCATGAAAGCAAAACCGGAAGTGACTCTTTCAGTATTGGTCGGCCGACATATAAGACATCCCTAATTGACATCCTTGCCTTGAAGGAAGTTGTAAAAGTTCTGCTCCCTACAGACATGCTGGAGTGTACACTGCAGAGGAGGTGGCGCTCTTCACTCGAGAGAAACTCATTAGGCTCCAGTCCCTCTACATTGACCAGTTCAAACGTCTGCAGCatctgctgaaggagaagaaGCGCAGATATCTGCACAACCGCAAAATAGAGCATGAGAGTATtggtaaacattaaaaaaaatattcaacgCTCACGAGGTGTCACAGTGCCAATCATTGCTTGTCTGTTGTGCTGTAAACAGGAGGCAGCCTTCTGACAGGGCCTGAAGGCCTGTCaatgaaggagaaggagaaccTGAAAAAGCTCAAAGCTCTTCGTCGATACCGTCGTCGCTATGGAGTGGAAGCTCTGCTGCACCGGCAGCTGAGAGAGCGTAGACAGGCTGTTACAGAAGGAGCAACTCTGGTAAGACCTGCACACAAAGAAGCACGCAGaactgtatgttgtttttttttgtttttttcgttGTCCTTATGCTCATTAtagttatattaaaaaaaaaaaagtgttggctTTTATCTCGGGCAGCTCCGACTAGTTGATCTAACACTTGTTTTACGTTTGATAGCCACATGCAAGAACGGTGCAGGAGAAATGCATTTCCTTTGTGGATGGAACTCGGTGCACCAATTCCTGCCTACCCATGACCCACCACTGTGTCTCACGTATCCTTAGCAAAAGAAAACTACACACGTTCCTAGCAAGAGGGCACTATGTtgtttaaatctgttttttctgtttctcTAGTTTTCTTTGGCACCAATCAAGACCAGTTGTTTGCAGTAGCTGCTGGTTTTAAAGGAAGCCAACATGAACTCCTTCCTGTGGTCTGTTGATTTCCCTCCACTTGCAAAAGGGATAATCAATTCAGTTGGAAGGGACAAATAGTCTGCATTTCCTTTTTAGCAAGATTTCTGCATAAATGTGACATCATTTAACTTGAGATGTTTCTGGTTTTCCAGTCTATTACAAACATtgcaattgcaattttttttaaactttctatTAAATTGTTGTCATTTCTGTTGAGTGATCGGATTTTGGACCTTTTACCACATATGCTCAGTTTGTTTCACAGGGTGTCAATACAATAATCGCACCAGCAGTGTGCACCGACGCCCCAACACTGTGATGTTCTTTGAGGGGAGGCCTACTAATCAccatgccacactttgaaaacccctggtcTACATTGCAGTTTCTTCCGCTTATATTCCTGCTCTGATCATCTATAAGTGGAACACTGGTTGAACACTCTACTGTCCTTGACAGTCACACACTCAGACATCTTCCAGGACAGCAACCAGGTGCTTTTCAAAACCTGTCCAGGCATGAAGGATGTCCCATGTGACCGCACAGTACACATGGGTCAGTCTGATGAACCCCGCTGCCCTCTTCACCTCACGCTGCCTCCTCCCATGTACCAGCCGGAGCAGCAGCCTCCCCCCCAGGAGCAGCTGACCCCAACAAGCAGAGACATGTACCTGAGTGCTGCTGAGCTCCAGCCCACAGAGAACCTGCCTCTGGAGTTCAGTGATGTGTGTGGAATTAGGTCCCATCGCTGGCATAGCTTGTTAAAGGTTTAGTTTTAACAGGCGATTACATCTGTTCTCCAGGACCTTGATGTGGAAGGAGATGGTATGCAGGGTCCTCCATCGCCCCTACAGTTTGACACAGCCCTGGCTTTGGAGGACCAAACT
Above is a genomic segment from Dunckerocampus dactyliophorus isolate RoL2022-P2 chromosome 1, RoL_Ddac_1.1, whole genome shotgun sequence containing:
- the kansl2 gene encoding KAT8 regulatory NSL complex subunit 2, producing MNRIRIHVLPTSRNRLTQQTPRSQEAQTCAFTQRPCTQPRLEGLDFCIKHILEDKNAPYKQCSYVSTKNGKRCPNAAPKVERKDGVTFCAEHARRNAMALRAQMRKVSSGPSAEMLLSQLSGYSRAETRSLDGGRSEASRALDEDSLSEEEQGPLVLDQTWRGDPESEADSIDSDHEDPLKHAGVYTAEEVALFTREKLIRLQSLYIDQFKRLQHLLKEKKRRYLHNRKIEHESIGGSLLTGPEGLSMKEKENLKKLKALRRYRRRYGVEALLHRQLRERRQAVTEGATLPHARTVQEKCISFVDGTRCTNSCLPMTHHCVSHIFQDSNQVLFKTCPGMKDVPCDRTVHMGQSDEPRCPLHLTLPPPMYQPEQQPPPQEQLTPTSRDMYLSAAELQPTENLPLEFSDDLDVEGDGMQGPPSPLQFDTALALEDQTIRAIAEDPMDILTADDPDQVDLDTSGQELSERDVSDIVDNQVVSQVVGGEEAAAVDAPR